The window GGTGTCCCAGGGGTGGGCTCGCAGGTTCGTCACGACGCCGTCGATGGACCCGTCGGCGACGGCCGCGAGTTCGGCCTGCGCGCATCCCATCCGACGGAGGTCGCCGAAGCGCTCTGCGAGCGCCCCGCAGGCGCGACCGTACTGGTCTCTCTCGTCGAAGTCCCACCACATCGTCGGCGTGACGACGCAGGCCTCGGGGTCGGTCTCCGTCGAGACGGTCACGCGCTCGTCGTTGCGGTAGGTCCCCTCGCCGTCGGTCCAGTAGACGTCGCCGATCGCGGGGAAGTTCGTCGCGGCCGCGACGGGGTCGCCGTCACGGACGGCCGCGACGGCGGTCCCCCACACCCGGATCCCGCGCACGTAGTTGTTCGTGCCGTCGATCGGGTCGATGACCCACGCGGGGCCCGCCTCGGGAACGTGCTTCAACTCGTCCGCTTCCTCGCCGACGACGGCGTCGTCCGGACGCGTCTCACGAATGACGTCGACGACCGCCGCTTGCGCGTCGCGGTCGGCCTGCGTCACGACGTCGACCTTGCCGTCCTTGCGTTCGACGTCGACGTCCGTGCGAAACCGCTCGTCGGCGACAGCCGCGCCCGCCTCGGCGGCCCGCCGGGCGAGCGCCGCTCGGTCTTCGTCCATACGTGAGGTCCCGACTCGGCGGTCCCTAAACACCGGGGATCCCGAACGCCTCGATGCCGAGGTTGAACACGGAGTTCACGATCAGGAGGATGACGAGCGCCGAGAGCCACGCGCCCACGCCGATGATCGCGGCCTTCGTCCATCCGCCGGGGTAGCGCCAGTTGATCACGCCGACCCAGACGACGAGCGCGACGAGCGGACCGACGAGGGGGACCCACGAGGTGAGCGCCCATCCGACGGCGCCGAGGAACGCGGTCACGACGGCGTGGCCGTAGTCGTCGACGTCGACGACGAACCTGGCGCTGACGTAGATGGCGAGCCCGCCGATCAACAGCGCGACGACGAACGTGACCACCGACCCGAGGAATCCGAGTACCATACGCGGTCGTACGCCGTCCCACCGTATAGCTGCTGGGACCGGGGGCCGGCGCGAGTGAGTGACGCCCCGACCGGGTCCGTCCGCGGCCGAGTTCACCCCGACCGCGCCGAAACCGAGATAATTAACTCGATTTCGAGTCGGAGTACCTTTTAGTACTCCTACGGCGTTGGTGTAGGTATGCGCCCGTCTGATGCGGCACGACAACTCCAGTATGCGGTCGCCTCGCAAACGGACACTTACGACTACGAGATCAGCTACTGGGAGGCCCACGCCTACGAGGACGTCTTCGCGGACGTCTCCGAGCGCGGGAGCCTCTCGGACGTGATGGACGTCGTCGACGAACTCGGCGCGCGCTTCGTCGACGGCACCCGCCCTTCGCCCGCGGAGGCACGAGAGATCGCAGACGGCGTCCTCACCGCCGGCGGCCGCCCCCTGACGGACGGCGGCGACGGGAACTGATCGGCTGTCCATCCGGGCGACCGCGGGCCTTTCTGCAGTCGCGTTCTTCGACCGGGAGTGACTACGTCGGCCACAGGCTTCTCAAGCCGGCCACAGGCTTCTCAAGCCGGCCACAGGTGCTCAAGCCGGCCGCAGGTGCTCAAATCGGCCACAGACGCTCAAGTCGGCCGCAGGTGTTCGCAGTCGCCGGCGTGGACGGCGCGCTCGTCGCCGTCGTCGGTCC is drawn from Halobellus limi and contains these coding sequences:
- a CDS encoding inositol monophosphatase family protein; the protein is MDEDRAALARRAAEAGAAVADERFRTDVDVERKDGKVDVVTQADRDAQAAVVDVIRETRPDDAVVGEEADELKHVPEAGPAWVIDPIDGTNNYVRGIRVWGTAVAAVRDGDPVAAATNFPAIGDVYWTDGEGTYRNDERVTVSTETDPEACVVTPTMWWDFDERDQYGRACGALAERFGDLRRMGCAQAELAAVADGSIDGVVTNLRAHPWDTVAGVAMIRAAGGTVTDLAGERWRHDSVGLVASNGRVHDTVLEAAREIDGSCAN